Sequence from the uncultured Draconibacterium sp. genome:
CAGCAAATCAGCGGCCAACTCAGTAAATATCATCGACGGATCGGTAATTTGTGCGCCCACATCAAGCGACAAGGTTAGATTAGGATACCGTAATGCCTGGGTGGCATCGATAACACGTAGTTGTGCCTTTAGTTTCTTCTCGTTGATGAGGATGTCGGGGCGGCGCTGAAGCAAATAAACAGGAACACCCAGCGGCATTTCCGATGTAATAATTTGTTTCTCGAGCGGCAGCCCACGTGTAATCGATTTTGGTGCCGATCCTAAAACTATGCTAATGGCGTTTTCCAGTTGCCCGCGGGCACGAAGAAGAGACTCCAGTGTAACTTCGGCATCTTTCACCGCAATTTCCGATTGGTTAACATCAACTTTCGAAATAAAGCCACCTCTGTATCGCGCACTGATAATGTCGTGGAAGTTGTTCATGTTCACGATCATATTCTCGGCTACCATAATTTTGTTGTCGATATCGCGAAGAGTAAAATACAAACTTGCGATTTGTGTTACCAGTGTAGCTTTCACCTGCTGATAACCAATTTCGGTGGCGAGATAAGCTTCCAGTGCGGCATCGCGCTGGTTGGTTAATTGTCCCCAAAAATCGAGCGTATACGAAACATTTGCCAGTGCTGCCACGCTGCCGTTAAAAGTTCCGGAGGATAAGGTGTTTGCCGAGGTGGAGGCACTTCCTCCGTAGTTTACCGCCGGAATTAACATGGTTTTTGCAATTTCGTACTGCAACTCCGACTGTTTAATTGAAGTGGCCATATTTTGCACCTGCAGGTTGTTCTCCAGTCCTTCGCGAATGAGTGAAATAAGTGTACTGTCGTTGAATATTTGCCACCAGTCAACATCGGAAAAACTGCTGCTATCGGCCACCTGATCAGTATACGTTTCCTGAATTTCAATTTCGGGTTGAGTGAATTTCTCGTGAACATTACACGACAAAACAAACATTCCGAGCAAACAGGAGATAAGCGAATATGTAATTTTATTCTTCAATTGCTGAGATTTTAGGATTATTAAAAGCAGTTACCACAATGTAAGCTAAAGTAGTGTATACAATAGCAATCCCGATCTGAAATAAACGATTCCAGACTTCACTTCCTGCTTCACTGGTAGACGTGGAAATTATTCCCATAATCACAATAAAAGTATTAAAACTTGTTGCAAAAACGGGTGCTATTTTTTTTGTGGAAAACAGGTTGATCATAAAAAAGAAAGCTATTGACAGAACCAGGAAAATATAGAAGAGGTAAGCAGGTACAATAATTAAAAGTTGATAGGCCAACACACCAAACAATCCACCCAGAATGTTGGCTACAATTATTACCAAACCTTTTTTTGATTGGTAAACAAAAGGATCGAACCCCAGGATGATCGTAAAAACAAGTGTAAGCGTTCCTACAGTGGCGTTAAAAAAATAGAATAGTACCACCAGAGGGAAAATAACCAGCACACCATTTAAAGCCACTTTGTTCATATCGAGCGGATTTGGAGGCGGCGCATTTTTCTTTTTTGTGTCGTTGGCAGTTATCGGTCTGTCAGGAAATAACGCAAACGCAATCTTTACGATAATCAGTGCAATGATCAGATTCAGTAATAAAACCTGTAGAATGATTCCTCCTATAGCGTTAGCTGTTATGCTGTTAAAGGGTATGAGAACGATCAACATCAAAAATAATAAACGGATTGGAGCAGGTATTTTTACCAGTTTAAAACTCCAGAAAATAGAAAGTGCCAGTAATGGCAGAATTACAAGCGGGTAGTCGATAAGACTGTTGCCCAGAAAAACGCCAATGGATCCCAGAACATAAATTAAAAACGGAATAATAATTTCTTTTTTTAGGCCGAGTGCTTGTTTTCCCGGACCGATAAACATCATTGTTAAGATGGCCGTGAGGTGAGGAGCCGGATAACCCACAGTTGTGGCGTAAACCAGTGCAAGCGTAACGGCAAATACGGCACGTAAAACCGGGTATTCGTTTCTTAAATCAGCAAAATATGTTTTGACTTTATCGGACATACGAAAGTTTCGACATGATTCTGATGCGTAAACGGGCAATCATATTCAGTAGTGGTTTTTTGCCGGTGTAAACCACAATTTCTGCCTGACTACCCTGGCGTAGTTTGCTCACAATTTCTTTGTCTTCCAGCTCGATCATCACCGGAAAACGTTGCGGATCTCGTAACCAACCCTGTGCCGACGAAACTTTTGGCAAACCATTTGGATTGGTATTGTCAACCGATACGCCGTAAGAAATACTGGTGAGTTTACCTTCGAAAACCTTGCCGGGTTCAATGTCAAAAATCAGTTCCACTTTATCACCAGGTTCCACTTTCGAGAGGTTGTTTTCTTTCAGGTTGGCCTGAATCCACATTTCGTTGTTCGATACCAGCGAAATGAGAGAATGCCCTGCGGCGGCAAAATAACCTTCTTCGATGTTAAAACTTTCCACAATTCCGTCGGAAGGTGCAATCACTGCAGTGTAACCCAAATTTATTTGTGCATTCTCGAGGTTGTTTAAGGCCGATTTTATTGTTGGATTACTTTCGTTAAGTGGTCCCAAAGCTTCGGTTTGCCGCTCCAGATCTGCCTGCGATGATTTAACCTGTTCTATAGCCTCGAGGTACGACGCCTCCGACCGGTCGATG
This genomic interval carries:
- a CDS encoding efflux transporter outer membrane subunit, which translates into the protein MKNKITYSLISCLLGMFVLSCNVHEKFTQPEIEIQETYTDQVADSSSFSDVDWWQIFNDSTLISLIREGLENNLQVQNMATSIKQSELQYEIAKTMLIPAVNYGGSASTSANTLSSGTFNGSVAALANVSYTLDFWGQLTNQRDAALEAYLATEIGYQQVKATLVTQIASLYFTLRDIDNKIMVAENMIVNMNNFHDIISARYRGGFISKVDVNQSEIAVKDAEVTLESLLRARGQLENAISIVLGSAPKSITRGLPLEKQIITSEMPLGVPVYLLQRRPDILINEKKLKAQLRVIDATQALRYPNLTLSLDVGAQITDPSMIFTELAADLLGPIFNAGRINKSIAVQQEEYNILVNNYIQSYYLALQEVQDAVIAIDSYQNEFEIKKQKLNLSQEALDLAWVRYEEGVTTFLEFINLQNSLFSAQLQASDSYMNYLQSVVKLYLALGGGWEYEAYVDAD
- a CDS encoding HlyD family secretion protein, yielding MASSEKTDPKEQDPVENKQQETPAKKSPVKKISLIVLIITVIIFIINVLSDRHTPHTDQARVKGLVLPVAPMVSGYIVKTNVTQHSRVKTGDTLFIIDPTSYEIAVKVAESNLEKAIQSVDAGESSLKSAQARLSRAKVKLERSTKNWERTQRVLAENEGALSEADIDRSEASYLEAIEQVKSSQADLERQTEALGPLNESNPTIKSALNNLENAQINLGYTAVIAPSDGIVESFNIEEGYFAAAGHSLISLVSNNEMWIQANLKENNLSKVEPGDKVELIFDIEPGKVFEGKLTSISYGVSVDNTNPNGLPKVSSAQGWLRDPQRFPVMIELEDKEIVSKLRQGSQAEIVVYTGKKPLLNMIARLRIRIMSKLSYVR